Proteins encoded by one window of Deinococcus radiodurans R1 = ATCC 13939 = DSM 20539:
- a CDS encoding alpha/beta hydrolase: MQEQPWSIPGTPVTGYVWAAESPRAAVLLTHGLGEYARRYVDHFGALIPHLVQAGYTVYAYDQRGHGNSPGERGLVDTAPLLEDHFRAREALRSQPLPVYTFGHSLGGLITAASAARDPRGLSGVILSSPALLIGEGQPQLTKALAPLLARVAPRLPVSELGTDALSRRSDEVRAYQDDENIYHGKVTAQTAWTMLRLSGELWPDYVRWQLPTLVVHGDQDQLADVKGSQRFIETIPAADKTLRVFEGGYHELLNDEPSDEVRQIILDWLAAHTAG, translated from the coding sequence ATGCAAGAACAGCCCTGGAGCATTCCCGGTACGCCGGTCACCGGCTACGTGTGGGCCGCCGAGTCGCCCCGCGCCGCCGTGCTGCTCACCCACGGCCTCGGTGAGTACGCCCGGCGCTACGTGGACCACTTCGGCGCCCTGATCCCGCACCTCGTGCAGGCGGGGTACACGGTCTACGCCTACGACCAGCGCGGACACGGCAATTCGCCCGGCGAGCGCGGCTTAGTGGACACCGCGCCGCTGCTCGAAGACCACTTCCGTGCCCGTGAAGCGCTGCGGAGCCAGCCGCTCCCCGTTTACACCTTCGGGCACAGCCTCGGCGGCCTGATTACGGCGGCGAGCGCGGCCCGCGACCCGCGTGGCCTGAGCGGCGTGATCCTGAGCAGCCCAGCGCTTCTCATCGGCGAGGGCCAGCCTCAGCTCACCAAGGCACTCGCCCCGCTGCTCGCCCGCGTCGCGCCGCGCCTGCCGGTCAGCGAACTGGGCACCGACGCCCTGTCGCGCCGCAGCGATGAAGTCCGCGCCTACCAGGACGACGAAAACATCTACCACGGCAAGGTCACGGCCCAGACCGCCTGGACCATGCTCCGGCTCAGTGGCGAACTGTGGCCCGACTACGTGCGCTGGCAGTTGCCGACGCTGGTGGTTCACGGCGACCAGGACCAGCTGGCCGATGTCAAAGGCTCGCAGCGGTTCATCGAAACGATTCCTGCCGCCGACAAGACCCTGCGCGTGTTCGAGGGCGGCTATCACGAACTGCTCAACGACGAGCCGAGCGACGAGGTGAGGCAGATCATTTTGGACTGGCTGGCCGCGCATACGGCGGGCTGA
- a CDS encoding HNH endonuclease yields MAFVNRQELRDAGVHLPTQAGISGSASEGADSIVLSGGYEDDRDEGDVILYTGEGGRDPLTGHQVKPQQLVRGNLALAISHRDGLPLRVTRGHRHSSQFSPQSGYQYAGLYRVDDHWREVGRSGFLIWRFRLTRLENQDAHHAGADPQHPDSQHPERRPTLVQRIVRDTATARAVKALYDHRCQVCGERLETPAGAYAEAAHIRPLGAPHHGPDVAGNILCLCPNHHVLFDFGAFSVGDDLRLLGLPGRLHVHPQHAVDREHLAYHRRHYALQAGLEWGCSVPLT; encoded by the coding sequence ATGGCCTTCGTTAACCGGCAGGAACTGCGCGACGCGGGCGTGCACTTGCCGACGCAGGCGGGCATCAGCGGCTCGGCTTCCGAGGGCGCCGATTCCATCGTGCTGTCGGGAGGCTACGAGGACGACCGCGATGAAGGCGACGTGATTCTCTACACCGGCGAAGGTGGCCGGGACCCCCTGACGGGCCACCAGGTGAAGCCGCAGCAACTGGTGCGCGGCAATCTGGCCCTGGCGATCAGCCACCGCGATGGGTTGCCGCTGCGGGTGACACGCGGGCACCGCCACTCCTCCCAATTTTCGCCCCAATCCGGCTACCAGTACGCCGGGCTGTACCGGGTAGACGACCACTGGCGCGAGGTGGGGCGGTCAGGGTTCCTGATCTGGCGCTTTCGGCTGACGCGGCTGGAGAACCAGGACGCCCACCACGCCGGGGCTGACCCGCAGCACCCCGACTCACAGCACCCTGAGCGGCGGCCCACGCTGGTGCAAAGAATCGTGCGTGATACGGCCACCGCCCGCGCCGTCAAAGCGCTGTACGACCACCGCTGTCAGGTGTGCGGTGAGCGGCTGGAAACTCCAGCAGGCGCCTACGCCGAGGCCGCGCACATTCGCCCGCTGGGTGCGCCGCATCACGGACCGGACGTGGCGGGAAACATCCTGTGCTTATGCCCGAATCATCATGTGCTGTTCGATTTCGGTGCCTTCTCAGTCGGGGACGATTTGCGGCTGTTGGGCTTGCCGGGCAGGCTGCATGTTCACCCACAGCACGCCGTTGACCGGGAGCACCTTGCCTATCACCGCCGCCATTACGCGCTGCAAGCTGGGCTTGAATGGGGTTGTTCAGTCCCTTTGACCTAG
- the icd gene encoding NADP-dependent isocitrate dehydrogenase, with product MSKHIKVPEQGEKITMQNGKLTVPNRPIIPFVEGDGTGPDIWAASVRVFDAAVEKAYGSERKLEWMEVYAGEKSLEVYGANEWLPQETLTAFRDYLFGIKGPLTTPVGTGIRSINVALRQELDLYACVRPVQYFNGVPSPVKRPEDIDMVIFRENTEDIYAGIEWKAGTDEAEKVRGFLMREMNVTKIRFPDTSSFGVKPVSKEGTERLVRAAIEYAIENGRKSVSLVHKGNIMKFTEGGFRDWGYELAKREFGAVEIDGGPWCQLPNGIVIKDVIADNFLQQILLRPTEYDVIATLNLNGDYISDALAAQVGGIGIAPGANINYVTGHAIFEATHGTAPKYAGKNVINPSSVILSGEMMLRYMGWTEAADLILKGLDATIQQRVVTYDFARGMDDATEVKTSEFADKIIENMRNA from the coding sequence ATGAGTAAGCACATCAAGGTGCCCGAACAGGGCGAAAAGATCACGATGCAGAACGGCAAGCTGACCGTTCCTAACCGCCCCATCATTCCCTTCGTGGAAGGCGACGGCACCGGCCCCGACATCTGGGCGGCCAGCGTGCGCGTGTTCGACGCGGCGGTGGAAAAGGCCTACGGGAGCGAGCGCAAGCTCGAGTGGATGGAAGTCTACGCGGGCGAAAAGTCGCTGGAGGTCTACGGCGCCAACGAGTGGCTGCCGCAGGAAACGCTGACCGCGTTCCGCGACTACCTCTTCGGCATCAAGGGCCCGCTGACCACTCCGGTCGGCACTGGCATCCGCAGCATCAACGTGGCGCTCAGGCAGGAACTCGACCTGTACGCCTGCGTGCGCCCGGTGCAGTACTTCAACGGCGTGCCGAGCCCCGTCAAGCGCCCCGAAGACATCGACATGGTGATCTTCCGTGAAAACACCGAAGACATCTACGCCGGCATCGAGTGGAAGGCCGGCACCGACGAAGCCGAGAAGGTGCGCGGCTTCCTGATGCGCGAAATGAACGTCACCAAGATTCGTTTCCCCGACACCTCCTCGTTCGGCGTCAAGCCCGTGTCGAAGGAGGGCACCGAGCGCCTGGTGCGCGCCGCCATCGAGTACGCCATCGAAAACGGCCGCAAGAGCGTGAGCCTGGTCCACAAGGGCAACATCATGAAGTTCACCGAAGGTGGCTTCCGCGACTGGGGCTATGAACTCGCCAAGCGCGAATTCGGCGCGGTGGAAATCGACGGCGGCCCCTGGTGCCAGCTCCCGAACGGCATCGTCATCAAGGACGTCATCGCCGACAACTTCCTCCAGCAGATCCTGCTGCGTCCTACCGAGTACGACGTGATCGCCACCCTGAACCTCAACGGCGACTACATCTCCGACGCGCTCGCCGCGCAGGTGGGCGGTATCGGCATCGCCCCCGGCGCCAACATTAACTACGTGACCGGGCACGCCATCTTCGAGGCGACCCACGGCACCGCGCCCAAGTACGCGGGCAAAAACGTCATCAACCCTTCTTCGGTGATCCTCTCCGGCGAAATGATGCTGCGTTACATGGGCTGGACCGAAGCCGCCGACCTGATCCTCAAGGGTCTGGACGCCACCATTCAGCAGCGCGTCGTGACCTACGACTTCGCCCGTGGCATGGACGACGCCACCGAAGTCAAGACCAGCGAGTTCGCTGACAAGATCATCGAGAACATGCGCAACGCCTGA
- a CDS encoding DEAD/DEAH box helicase, which yields MTLSATPNLAKLLDPAPPGNLLLLPQVARMALFAAFPGPAVLLTTPDRVANYATAAALGAPVSINPGLREWETRAEHVVLDVNTALDLFPARPEDHALSLRVGASYPREELLARLERFGYERGRFEDRETDEPGFDLRGDTLELHLTPGAGLPADAEEGVWLRAEFFGDELDTLRQLRPGELTGEKIQSFTLAPTADYLTETKWDATRLELLPGRVFLDSPEFYASALEVLIDTLWPKLAGREVTSFGRTPLDLPDLHTGLETLPFYRARLADLERDVAEWRAGGYRVFILVRHDRTAAYLADKLLGTHEIPWLKVPRLNPGELGFLRSGGEGGFVIPEHKTVVITEDLIYGFQGGSALRGKKMAGRPVTDALGLSVGDFLIHPEHGIGQFLGLETRKVLGVTRDYLNIGYRGGSRLSVPIEQLPILRRHPGTTDDPPQLSSFDKKDWARAKEKARKNAEEVAAKLLVQYAARQVTPGNAFDPQPEWDEQVEKNFEFELTKDQVTALKETMRDLEKPTPADRLISGDVGFGKTEVALRAAHRVVGHGKQVAVLVPTTLLAEQHTATFVERFKGLPVRVEGLSRFTTDKQARNILAELKAGRVDILIGTHRLLSGDIEFKDLGLIIVDEEHRFGVGQKEKLRQLRGLPEMVDGKLTMTGDEKAVDTLALSATPIPRTLYMSMVGLRDMSSIQTPPKGRRPIQTILSPFDPLTVRDAIMTEIGRGGKVFYIHDRIASIGARSLYLRNLVPEARIGVAHGRMNEEELEEIMLGFEQGAFDVLLATTIVETGLDIPEANTILIERSDRLGLAQLYQLRGRVGRRAQTAYAYLFYPPRMTENAQRRLWAIADLQDLGSGHLLAEKDMEIRGVGNILGEEQHGHVQAVSIDVYTELLAEAVAKLKGEKVEAAPSISIDLPVNARLTPEYFVDADGQPNEGERIATYGRLSDARTLQAISRVERDLRKKYGPPTPEVQNFIDLAKLRLTALAKRVLSIGETMTQLQITFAYKALDYDAPGLKKFPHKTEVVTFPPSVKIDKRGIKPDEYARMLIEVLGYFG from the coding sequence GTGACCCTTAGCGCTACCCCCAACCTCGCCAAATTGCTGGACCCCGCGCCGCCCGGCAACTTGCTGCTGCTGCCGCAGGTGGCGCGCATGGCGCTGTTCGCGGCCTTTCCTGGCCCCGCCGTGCTGCTGACCACCCCCGACCGGGTCGCCAACTACGCCACGGCGGCGGCCCTGGGCGCCCCGGTGAGCATCAACCCTGGCCTGCGCGAGTGGGAAACCCGCGCCGAGCACGTCGTTTTGGACGTGAACACGGCGCTCGACCTGTTTCCCGCGCGCCCCGAGGACCACGCCCTGAGCCTGAGGGTGGGCGCCTCCTACCCGCGCGAGGAGCTGCTGGCGCGGCTGGAGCGCTTCGGCTACGAGCGGGGCCGCTTCGAGGACCGCGAGACGGACGAGCCGGGCTTCGACCTGCGCGGCGACACCCTGGAACTGCACCTGACCCCCGGCGCCGGGCTGCCTGCCGACGCCGAGGAAGGCGTGTGGCTGCGCGCCGAGTTTTTCGGCGACGAGCTCGATACGCTGCGGCAACTGCGGCCCGGCGAACTGACCGGCGAGAAGATTCAGAGCTTTACGCTGGCCCCCACTGCCGATTACCTCACCGAAACCAAATGGGACGCCACCCGGCTGGAGCTGCTGCCGGGGCGGGTGTTTCTGGATTCGCCGGAGTTCTACGCCTCGGCGCTGGAAGTCCTGATCGACACGCTGTGGCCCAAGCTTGCCGGGCGCGAGGTCACCAGCTTTGGCCGCACGCCCCTCGACCTGCCCGACCTGCACACCGGCCTGGAAACGCTGCCCTTCTACCGCGCCCGGCTGGCCGACCTGGAGCGTGATGTGGCCGAGTGGCGCGCGGGCGGCTACCGCGTGTTTATTCTGGTGCGCCACGACCGCACGGCGGCGTATCTGGCCGATAAACTGCTGGGCACCCACGAGATTCCCTGGCTGAAGGTGCCGCGCCTGAACCCCGGCGAACTGGGCTTCCTGCGCTCGGGCGGCGAGGGCGGCTTCGTTATCCCCGAGCACAAGACGGTCGTCATCACTGAGGACCTCATCTACGGCTTTCAGGGCGGCTCCGCGCTGCGCGGCAAGAAGATGGCCGGGCGGCCCGTCACCGACGCGCTGGGCCTCAGCGTGGGCGACTTCCTGATTCACCCCGAACACGGCATCGGGCAGTTTCTGGGCCTGGAGACGCGCAAGGTGCTGGGCGTTACGCGCGATTACCTCAACATCGGGTACCGGGGCGGCTCGCGCCTGAGCGTGCCGATTGAGCAGTTGCCTATCTTGCGCCGCCATCCCGGCACCACCGACGACCCGCCGCAGCTCAGCAGTTTCGATAAAAAAGACTGGGCCAGGGCCAAGGAAAAAGCCCGCAAGAACGCCGAGGAGGTGGCCGCCAAGCTGCTGGTGCAGTACGCCGCCCGGCAGGTGACGCCCGGCAACGCCTTTGATCCACAGCCCGAGTGGGACGAGCAGGTCGAGAAGAATTTCGAGTTCGAGCTGACCAAAGACCAGGTGACGGCGCTCAAAGAAACCATGCGCGACCTGGAAAAACCTACCCCCGCCGACCGCCTGATTTCCGGCGACGTGGGTTTCGGCAAAACCGAAGTGGCCCTGCGCGCCGCGCACCGGGTGGTCGGGCACGGCAAGCAGGTGGCGGTGCTGGTGCCCACCACGCTGCTGGCCGAGCAGCACACCGCGACGTTTGTGGAGCGTTTCAAAGGCCTGCCGGTGCGGGTGGAGGGGCTCTCGCGCTTCACCACCGACAAGCAGGCGCGCAATATCCTGGCCGAACTGAAAGCGGGCCGGGTGGACATCCTGATCGGCACCCACCGTCTGCTCTCGGGCGACATCGAGTTCAAGGACCTCGGCCTGATTATCGTGGACGAGGAACACCGCTTTGGCGTGGGCCAGAAGGAAAAGTTGCGGCAACTGCGCGGCCTGCCCGAGATGGTGGACGGCAAACTCACCATGACCGGCGACGAGAAGGCGGTGGATACGCTGGCTCTCTCGGCCACGCCGATTCCGCGCACGCTGTACATGAGCATGGTGGGCCTGCGCGACATGAGCTCTATCCAGACGCCGCCCAAGGGCCGCCGGCCCATTCAGACCATCCTCTCGCCCTTCGATCCCCTCACGGTGCGCGACGCCATCATGACCGAGATCGGGCGCGGCGGCAAAGTCTTTTACATCCACGACCGTATCGCGTCGATTGGCGCGCGCAGCCTTTACCTGCGGAATCTGGTGCCCGAAGCGCGCATCGGGGTGGCGCACGGGCGCATGAACGAGGAAGAACTCGAAGAGATCATGCTCGGTTTCGAGCAGGGTGCCTTCGACGTGCTGCTGGCGACCACGATTGTCGAGACCGGCCTCGACATCCCTGAGGCGAACACCATCCTGATCGAGCGCAGTGACCGCCTCGGCCTCGCGCAGCTCTACCAGCTCCGGGGCCGGGTGGGGCGCCGGGCACAGACCGCCTACGCCTACCTCTTTTACCCCCCGCGCATGACCGAGAACGCGCAGCGGCGGCTGTGGGCCATCGCGGATTTGCAAGACCTCGGCAGCGGGCACCTGCTGGCCGAGAAGGACATGGAAATTCGCGGCGTGGGCAATATTCTGGGCGAGGAGCAGCACGGGCACGTGCAGGCCGTGAGCATCGACGTGTACACCGAGCTGCTGGCCGAGGCCGTCGCCAAGCTCAAGGGCGAGAAGGTGGAAGCCGCGCCGAGCATTTCCATCGACCTGCCGGTCAACGCCCGCCTGACGCCTGAGTACTTCGTGGACGCCGACGGGCAGCCCAATGAGGGCGAGCGCATCGCCACTTATGGCCGCCTCAGCGACGCGCGCACCCTGCAAGCGATTTCGCGGGTGGAGCGCGACCTGCGCAAGAAGTACGGCCCACCCACGCCCGAAGTGCAGAACTTCATCGACCTCGCCAAGCTGCGGCTCACGGCCCTCGCCAAGCGCGTACTGAGCATCGGCGAAACGATGACGCAACTGCAAATCACCTTCGCCTACAAGGCGCTGGACTACGACGCGCCGGGCCTGAAGAAGTTCCCGCACAAGACCGAAGTGGTGACGTTCCCGCCCTCGGTGAAAATCGACAAGCGCGGCATCAAGCCCGACGAGTACGCCCGGATGCTGATTGAGGTGCTGGGGTACTTCGGGTGA
- a CDS encoding GNAT family N-acetyltransferase, whose translation MTTSPVFPILTPRLKLRLYESRDLDALLGYYRQPAVTRYLLEEPWTRADAEEQGQKREQRRGLDTPAGALALVWDYGGRVIGDAALWLSDETRQVAEIGWVMDPAYAGQGLATEAVAPLLTLAFDSYGLHRVTAQMDARNVASARLCERLGLRQEAHLRQNWWSEGEWTDTLIYALLASDRG comes from the coding sequence ATGACGACCTCGCCCGTTTTCCCTATCTTGACGCCCCGCCTCAAGTTGCGCCTGTACGAGTCGCGTGACCTGGACGCCCTGCTGGGCTACTACCGCCAGCCCGCCGTAACCCGTTACCTGCTGGAAGAACCCTGGACCCGCGCCGACGCCGAGGAGCAGGGCCAAAAGCGCGAGCAGCGCCGCGGCCTGGACACCCCGGCAGGCGCCCTGGCGCTGGTGTGGGACTACGGGGGACGGGTCATCGGAGACGCCGCGCTGTGGCTGAGCGACGAGACCCGGCAGGTGGCGGAAATCGGCTGGGTGATGGACCCGGCCTACGCGGGTCAGGGGCTGGCGACCGAAGCGGTGGCGCCCCTGCTGACGCTGGCCTTTGACAGCTACGGCCTGCACCGGGTCACGGCGCAGATGGACGCGCGCAACGTGGCTTCAGCGCGGCTGTGTGAGCGCCTGGGCCTGCGGCAGGAAGCGCATCTGCGGCAAAACTGGTGGTCCGAAGGCGAATGGACCGATACGCTGATTTACGCTCTGCTGGCGTCTGACCGGGGGTAG
- a CDS encoding acyl-CoA carboxylase subunit beta, protein MTANDGAPAQAQPISSHSVWQGELARLRADQQQVRAGGGAKAQQRQHDKGRLTARERVSKLIDPGTPFDELMTFAGYGMYEDVGGCPSGGTVTGIGQIGGRPWMIIANDATVKAGAFFPITAKKVIRAQTIALENHLPTAYLVDSAGVYLPMQDEIFPDQDDFGRVFYLNARMSAAGIPQIAAIMGNCVAGGAYLPVMCDTLIMTEGSGLYLAGPALVKAAIGQVVDSEDLGGASMHSAIAGTVDYKEKDDDAAINRLRALAELYAPAEPAPFAKRRKETQDAPARDLTELVGFDSAKTYDVRDLIKSLADGGEFHEFKPEYGETIVCGFARAGGYPVAFVANQRTVIKKKLKSGGEPGLRTRIEVGGVIYGDSADKAARFILDANQAGVPLVFLSDVTGFMVGRDSEQEGIIRRGAKLVNAVSNSVVPKITIITGGSFGAGNYAMNGKAYGPRFIFAWPSAKYAVMSGNAAAKTLLDIQLAALKRSGHEPDDEELTRLYDEVKSKYDTELDPRYAAARLWVDEIIEPNDTRARLIRALEACAQNPRQEELRVGVFQV, encoded by the coding sequence ATGACAGCAAACGACGGCGCTCCGGCGCAAGCTCAACCCATTTCATCCCACTCCGTCTGGCAGGGGGAACTCGCGCGCCTGCGCGCCGACCAGCAGCAGGTGCGTGCCGGGGGCGGGGCCAAGGCGCAGCAGCGCCAGCACGACAAAGGCCGCCTGACCGCCCGCGAGCGCGTGAGCAAACTCATCGACCCCGGCACCCCTTTCGACGAACTGATGACCTTCGCCGGCTACGGCATGTACGAGGACGTGGGCGGCTGCCCCAGCGGCGGCACCGTCACCGGCATCGGGCAGATCGGCGGGCGGCCCTGGATGATCATCGCCAACGACGCCACCGTCAAGGCGGGCGCGTTTTTTCCCATCACTGCCAAAAAAGTCATCCGGGCGCAGACCATCGCGCTGGAAAATCATCTGCCGACCGCCTATCTGGTGGACTCGGCGGGCGTGTATCTGCCGATGCAGGATGAGATTTTCCCCGACCAGGACGACTTCGGGCGGGTCTTTTACCTCAACGCGCGGATGTCGGCGGCGGGCATTCCCCAGATCGCCGCCATCATGGGCAACTGCGTGGCAGGCGGCGCTTACCTGCCGGTGATGTGCGACACCCTGATCATGACCGAAGGCAGCGGGCTGTATCTGGCCGGCCCGGCGCTCGTCAAGGCGGCCATCGGGCAGGTCGTGGACAGCGAAGACCTCGGCGGGGCGTCCATGCACTCAGCGATTGCCGGCACGGTGGACTACAAGGAAAAGGACGACGACGCGGCCATCAATCGGTTGCGCGCCCTGGCCGAGCTGTACGCGCCCGCCGAACCGGCGCCCTTCGCCAAACGGCGCAAGGAAACGCAAGACGCCCCCGCGCGCGACCTCACCGAACTGGTGGGCTTCGACAGTGCCAAGACCTACGACGTGCGCGACCTCATCAAATCGCTGGCCGACGGGGGCGAGTTTCACGAGTTCAAGCCCGAATACGGCGAAACCATCGTCTGCGGCTTCGCGCGGGCGGGCGGCTACCCGGTGGCGTTCGTGGCGAATCAGCGTACCGTCATCAAGAAAAAGCTCAAGTCGGGCGGCGAACCCGGCCTGCGCACCCGCATCGAGGTCGGCGGCGTCATCTACGGCGACTCGGCGGACAAGGCGGCGCGTTTCATTCTGGACGCCAATCAAGCGGGCGTGCCGCTGGTGTTCCTCAGCGACGTGACCGGCTTCATGGTGGGCCGCGACTCTGAGCAAGAAGGCATCATCCGGCGCGGGGCCAAGCTGGTGAACGCCGTCTCCAACAGTGTGGTGCCCAAAATCACCATCATTACCGGCGGTAGTTTCGGGGCCGGCAACTACGCCATGAACGGCAAGGCGTACGGCCCGCGCTTCATCTTCGCGTGGCCGAGCGCCAAATACGCCGTGATGAGCGGCAACGCGGCGGCCAAGACGCTGCTCGACATTCAGCTCGCGGCCCTCAAGCGCAGCGGGCACGAACCGGACGACGAGGAACTCACGCGCCTCTACGACGAGGTGAAGTCGAAATACGACACCGAACTCGACCCACGCTACGCCGCCGCCCGGCTGTGGGTGGACGAAATCATTGAGCCTAACGACACCCGCGCGCGCCTGATTCGGGCGCTGGAAGCCTGCGCCCAGAACCCCAGGCAGGAGGAGCTGCGGGTGGGCGTGTTTCAGGTGTGA
- a CDS encoding S8 family serine peptidase produces the protein MNRRFALSALTLLLTACGQIESAPHLSDRTIDLGTRLSAEVRVPLQGRWEISRVPDWLDVSGRSGTGDIALTVTAHRPNATPAAADQPQLRGVIEVSSTRPDGTVQSTARWTVTADQYRLSGRVTEAPAVGGQDLHLSQTPTPAPQREVRGLIVTYRSAANRDAVLPVRVSAQSTLSAEARQARATLDALGIAPAQRQPLSERSVVLSGLSDVAQAQARLAADPAVLSVTPNVVLHALATPAAPQTATPVVPDDQYAPLQWAFPLMGYGAVWRDMDAGGYTRPVTVAVADSGVRYDHPDLAGQLWTPQEGALDVLSGTDNGDGDGPDRDPTDPSFAGRKTESHGTHVTGIIVARWGQNAPSCAGCSPTGVVGASYKAPIKVLPIRVLDTQGNTDLADVINAVRYAAGLPVKLGEQVYTNPHPAQVLNLSLGGEGISTAEAQPMCDAVAQARERGTLTFAAAGNSGTGQPYYPAACPAAVAVGSVTLTAAGTPTHATYSNHYAQVQLSAPGGSSVLAPTYYAGGTFGGEPFPDDIVSTGWDYQKDEPNYVAMAGTSQATPQVAAVAALLLSKGVTQGPDDTLARLTATSTDLGAPGRDDFYGFGMVNAAAALGAPAVSNTLGVLLSDGQGHTYRPALNALGHFTAYLGEGDYRVLAGRDLDANGLFGEAHEPRSQAAQATLSPAQPQVELGELTVKP, from the coding sequence ATGAACCGACGTTTCGCGCTGAGTGCCCTGACCCTGCTGCTCACGGCCTGCGGCCAGATCGAATCCGCGCCCCACCTGAGCGACCGCACCATCGACCTCGGGACGCGGCTCAGCGCCGAGGTCCGGGTGCCCCTCCAGGGCCGCTGGGAGATAAGCCGGGTGCCCGACTGGCTGGACGTCTCGGGCCGCAGCGGCACGGGCGACATCGCCCTGACCGTGACCGCCCACCGCCCGAACGCCACCCCCGCCGCCGCCGACCAGCCGCAGCTCCGGGGCGTCATCGAAGTCAGCTCGACCCGCCCGGACGGCACGGTGCAGAGCACGGCCCGCTGGACCGTGACCGCCGACCAGTACCGCCTGAGCGGGCGCGTGACCGAGGCCCCGGCGGTGGGCGGCCAGGACCTCCACCTGAGTCAGACGCCGACCCCAGCCCCCCAGCGCGAAGTGCGCGGCCTGATCGTGACCTACCGCAGCGCCGCGAACCGGGACGCGGTGTTGCCGGTCAGGGTGAGCGCCCAGTCGACCCTCTCCGCCGAAGCGCGGCAGGCGCGGGCCACGCTCGACGCGTTGGGAATCGCCCCCGCCCAACGCCAGCCGCTCAGCGAGCGCAGCGTGGTTCTTAGCGGCCTGAGCGACGTGGCGCAGGCCCAGGCCCGGCTGGCCGCCGACCCCGCCGTGCTCTCGGTCACGCCCAACGTGGTCCTGCACGCGCTGGCGACCCCGGCGGCACCTCAGACGGCCACCCCAGTGGTGCCGGACGACCAGTACGCCCCGCTGCAATGGGCCTTTCCGCTGATGGGCTACGGCGCGGTGTGGCGCGACATGGACGCGGGCGGGTACACCCGGCCGGTCACGGTGGCGGTGGCCGACTCGGGCGTGCGCTACGACCACCCCGACCTCGCCGGGCAGCTGTGGACGCCGCAGGAAGGAGCGCTGGACGTGCTGAGCGGCACCGACAACGGCGACGGCGACGGTCCCGACCGTGACCCCACCGACCCGAGCTTTGCCGGGCGCAAGACCGAGAGCCACGGCACCCACGTCACCGGCATCATCGTGGCCCGCTGGGGTCAGAACGCGCCGAGCTGCGCGGGGTGCAGCCCGACGGGCGTGGTGGGCGCCAGCTACAAGGCGCCGATCAAGGTGCTGCCGATCCGGGTGCTCGACACCCAGGGCAACACCGACCTCGCCGACGTCATCAACGCCGTGCGCTACGCCGCCGGGCTGCCGGTCAAGCTCGGCGAGCAGGTCTACACCAACCCCCACCCCGCCCAGGTGCTCAACCTCAGCCTCGGCGGCGAGGGCATCTCCACCGCGGAAGCGCAGCCCATGTGCGACGCGGTGGCGCAGGCCCGCGAGCGCGGCACCCTGACCTTCGCGGCGGCGGGCAACTCCGGCACTGGGCAACCCTATTACCCGGCGGCGTGCCCGGCGGCGGTGGCGGTGGGCAGCGTCACGCTGACGGCGGCGGGTACCCCCACCCACGCCACCTACAGCAACCACTACGCCCAGGTGCAGCTCAGCGCGCCGGGGGGCAGCTCGGTGCTGGCGCCCACCTATTACGCGGGGGGCACCTTCGGCGGCGAGCCCTTCCCCGACGACATCGTTTCGACCGGCTGGGACTATCAAAAGGACGAACCCAACTACGTCGCCATGGCGGGCACCTCGCAGGCCACGCCGCAGGTCGCCGCCGTCGCCGCGCTGCTGCTCAGCAAGGGCGTGACCCAGGGCCCAGACGACACGCTCGCCCGCCTGACCGCCACCAGCACCGACCTGGGCGCACCGGGCCGCGACGACTTCTACGGCTTCGGCATGGTCAACGCGGCGGCGGCGCTCGGAGCCCCGGCGGTCAGCAACACCCTCGGCGTGCTGCTCAGCGACGGCCAGGGCCACACCTACCGTCCCGCCCTGAACGCCCTGGGCCACTTCACTGCCTATCTGGGCGAGGGCGACTACCGCGTGCTCGCTGGCCGTGACCTCGACGCCAACGGCCTGTTCGGTGAAGCGCACGAACCACGCTCGCAGGCGGCGCAGGCGACCCTCTCCCCGGCTCAGCCGCAGGTCGAACTGGGGGAGCTGACGGTCAAGCCCTGA
- a CDS encoding OsmC family protein, with product MADIARKASAHWEGDLKSGNGTITTESGVLSQAQYSFKTRFENGKGTNPEELLASAHAGCFTMQLSALLAEHGHEIKALDTDATCEMVKDGPGFKINHMHLRVRAQLTGSDQADFEAHVKDAAEKCPLSRIMQGNVEVTHEAILEG from the coding sequence ATGGCAGATATTGCACGCAAGGCTTCGGCCCACTGGGAAGGCGACCTCAAGTCCGGCAACGGCACCATCACCACCGAGAGCGGGGTGCTGTCGCAAGCGCAGTACTCGTTCAAGACCCGTTTCGAGAACGGCAAGGGCACCAACCCCGAGGAACTGCTCGCCAGCGCCCACGCCGGGTGCTTCACCATGCAGCTCTCGGCGCTGCTGGCCGAGCACGGGCATGAGATCAAGGCGCTCGACACCGATGCCACCTGCGAAATGGTCAAGGACGGCCCCGGCTTCAAGATCAACCACATGCACCTGAGGGTGCGCGCCCAGCTCACCGGCTCCGATCAGGCCGACTTCGAGGCGCACGTCAAAGACGCCGCCGAGAAATGCCCCCTGAGCCGCATCATGCAGGGCAACGTGGAAGTGACTCACGAAGCGATTCTCGAAGGCTGA